A stretch of DNA from Balearica regulorum gibbericeps isolate bBalReg1 chromosome 7, bBalReg1.pri, whole genome shotgun sequence:
ATCCACTGATATTGttgtttcagattaaaatataaCCTGAATAGACATGACTGAATTGAATTTCAGTGACAGTACATTAATTGCTTTTAGTATTTCTCTTGGCTCAAAAAATATAGAACTCTGTGCAGTtacctttcttattttttaaatacttcgAGGATGATGTCCAAAAGCTTTTTAGTTTCAGGGAAACAGGGCTGTCAAGGGTCAGGTTATGCTAATCTGTTAGGCTGTTTGAAAACAGTATATTATTAAATACTCAGTAGGTTTGAATCGGTGTTTATGGGCTTCTGTAGCTACCTGACTGCACAGTTGTCATTAGTATGATACTTAAGCCAAAAAATGAGGTCACATTTTTGGTAGATGTGTAGAAACATACATTCAATTATGGTCTCAAATTCAAGTGCAAGACTGGAAGAAGTAGATAAGAGtcctatttttaattgtattttatagatttcttgtgtgattttttttcttttctttgtgaagtCAACTAACTGCTTCTATCTTGACTTCCTCCTACACCAAATAGGAGTAGTgatatttgtgtttgtttcagtGGAGTAAACGTTTAtcctattttcctttccttttcatggTACAGAGAGCTGGGCTGTGGACTTAAAGATCATTATGCAGGAAGTTCTAATTTACGGAAAGACTTATACACAGTCAGCACTGGCCACTCTCAAGCACTTTCATTTTATcatgttaatttaaatataaacaaacacagataTTTAGTAAAGCTGCCTTTTCTAGGTTAGCAACCATCCTTATTTCCTTAATAAGAACAACTTGTTTGGTTCTAATGAAAGATAATCAACCCAGTGGATTCGAGTCCGAAGCTGGCTTGTTGTTTGGTGAACAGGAATGCTAGCATCCCCTTGTTGTTCAGCTAACTCCCTGCCGTCTGCCTAGAAACTGGGAAACGAACTCTCTTCGAGATCCATTTGGTTTCTGAAAACGTTATCTTGAGACATCAGCAGTGCTGCCGCTTATGACAGTGGggacaaaaatacagaagttgtAGAGCTAATAAATTTTATGTTAGTACAAGGTAGATTAACCAAAGGCAGTTTCCTCTacttttgttcccttttttggTAGCAAGTCTGGGGCCCATACAAATGCCCTAATCATCCTCAGAAACAACTCCTGGGCAGGCAGCTGaatctcagaaaacaaattaccataatttctttctcatgttACAAAGAGACGTGAAAACCTTTTCCAGTAAAACACTTCCAAGATCAAAGGTCTTTTTAAACATAcattatggggtttttttaagaattcataCATGACTAATCCATGTTAATCTGTATGGGTTTCTACTGGAATGACAGTTTACAGAATTATTATATAAACTAACACTGAGAACATATTTCTGTCTAAAAACGaggaaaaattaagtaaatacAAGTAACGTATTCTTTGCATGTAACGTGAGGTTCTTGCTGGAATGCTCGAGTTCTTTTAAGGTTTTTATGTGTTTATGTCCATTCAATAGATGAAACGGAGCAAGACCAACAGGACCTTCGACAGAGGAAAGCTGAAATTGCAAGATGCTGGATTAAGTATTGCCTGAATCTTCTGCAAAGTGCTCGGAAATTACTTGAGGTAACCGAATATCTGTTGTagctgtcatttaaaaacaaacacagtcTATTTTGATGTTCGTGACCGGAATCAATTAGTAGTTGGTAGCAAAAGACATACAGTTGCCCAATGAATAATACAATAGATGCTTGCAATGTAGCAGCTATTTCAtaatatgctttgactttaaTGCAGCACTTGGAAATAAGCACAGATAGATCGGCTCTGTAGTGTGATCAGTGTACTGCTTGTACAGCCGCTTCACAAATTTATCTCgtctctgctgcattttcttgCAGCTTGATTTGGCAGATAGCTTATTTAAGTGCTAGTAAGAACGTCATCTTAATATGCAATAGTTTTGTGCGTACTGGTGTTCTCATTCGTTCAAGCCCGTGATTCATTCAAGTGTTCATTTCATTAATTCGAATGTTTAAGACAGCATTTGCGGAAATGCTTTGCAGAGGCAGGGCGTTTGGGCTTTACATTTATTGTTTTGGCTATATTGTCACACAGGGTGGGGAGACTAAATTGTCTTAGTCTTATGTTTTTACAGAATTGAGACTCACTTACATGGTATTTTGTGAATATAAGCTCTAAAAGGCCAACGTGTCTTCTCTTCTGTCTTGTTGCTAACTAGTTTGTATTTCAAAGGTAACTCATAAATTAAATGGTTCAGTGTAAGTCAGTCTTTGTAAGCCAGATGCGTTTTTAATCAGTATACTTTGCCATTTCAGGATAACGTAGGAGAACTGGATCCAGACCGGCAATTGGAACTCAAAGcccaaaggaagaaagaggaggatgaaaaagagaagggcaggaaaaaaGCTGTCCTTTTTGGGACAAGTGATATATGTGACTCTGTCTTAGCCATGGAAGAGAAAGTGAGCAGCGTATATCCTTTAGATTTTCAAGAAGCCAGAGAAATCTTTCTAGTTGGTCAGAACTATGTTCAGGAAGCAAAAGAGTTCTTTCAGGTTGATGGTTATGTTACTGACCATATTGAAATTGTGCAGGATCACAGTGCTTTGTTTAAGGTACTTGCTTTCTTTGAAGAAGACTATGAGAGACGTTGCAAAATGCACAAGCGTAGAATAGACATGTTGGAGCCTATATATGCAGACCTGAATCCACAGTACTATCTGTTGATTAGTAGGCAGCTTCAGTTTGAACTAGCCGACACCTATTACGAGATGATGGATTTAAAGGTAGCTATTGGTAACAGGTTAGAGGAGCTAGACTCccacacaattaaaaaaattaattctctggCTCAGTTAGCGATCAAGTATTATGAACTCTTCTTAGATTCTTTGAGGAACCCGGATAAGGTGTTTCCTGAACAGCTTGAGGAAGATGTTCTTCGCCCTGCAATGGTGGCTAAATTTCATATTGCACGACTATATGGTAAGCTTATCACTTCGGATTGCaaaaagcaactggaaaacaTGCAGACATCATTGGAATATTACACATTTCTGGTAGACTATTGTGAGAAGTACCCAGATGCTGTCCGTGCTGTTGAAACTGAACTAGAACTCAGTAGGGAGATGGTGGGTCTTCTTCCAACCAGAATGGAGAGGCTAAGAGCAAAACTGTGTCCATTCATTTAAATACTTGCCTTGAGGGAGATGTGCACTATTAAAATGATATCTGTCAAAACCAGTGATGTCAGACAGCTTCTGTACGGATTGGTAGAACTAAGGTGTCTACAGCTCGGTAGTCCACCTAGAGCCTGCAGTAGTGTAACTTTGTGAGAAACTCAGAGCTCTCCAGTTCGGTAGCTCAACCACACTAATGGTATAAACTTTAAATGTAAAGTGAATGTCCAGCTAATGCTTGGTATTGTTTGTCCTGTATGTAAATATAAACCTTTTCTCCcttatggtttttttcctttggcataTGGTTCAATTTCTAAATGTAGTGCTGTatgaaacttgttttttttaagaggatcTGTTTCTCTAGGAAAATTTTTCTAAGCATATTCTTCCAACTATTTTATCTCTTCTAACCTTTGTCCCCAGAAAACTATATCCGTATGAAGGGAACTTTatgttattttcaatatttattttgtatgttgctcagtgttttcttttcccccctgtTAATCAAAACCTAGTTGATAGAGGCTCAATAAATGGACTAGCTTGGCTAAATGTTCTTTTCAGATTCCTTAGAATTCTGTTTCCTTGTGTCTTACTAAGATGTGATACACATTACAACTTTGGCCAAAATATAGCTGTGAAAGTATTTTCACAGGGGATGTGGGGAAAGTGAAGTGACAAGGTGATGGGGTGACAAGAGCATGCCACTGTGCACCAGCAGTCTTAATCACTGTCAAGTTCACAGGAAGATGTTTACAGCAATAGAGGGCGTTGAAGGAGAATAGTCAAAACAACTGGATTCTTctggaaaacacaagaaaaggaggaggggaaaaaatgacgTTAGCTTGGAGGGTGTGAGGGGGAAGCATGCACAAGCAAGAAATCCTGTACATCGCAGACGTGTGGTAAAAATCTCTAGTTTGCAGAATTCTCTGCAGAAGACTTCTAACCACAAACAAATAGGCTAGCACATGGGTCCTGgaaatgagaagcagcaaaCCTCAAAACTAGACCAGCTACCTGCATGTGCATAGAATAAGGGAGAgcatgtgtgcacatgtgtgcgTGCGTTGTTTCCATTTTACTAAATACTTGTCTAGTCAGCCTTTAGGAGTTTATATTTGCTCTGGGATCTTTTACTCAGTTTTTCCTGTGCCCTGAAGGTAGGGCAGCCCATAGTTTCTCAGTGAAACAGTTCTCAGCGGGCTGTACTgtgcattatttttctctatgaTTTCTGTTAAAACTAGTGTGCACTTTTACCACAAACTCATAAtttcaaagggtttttttctactaaTGTTTAGCTTCGTATTTGAGTAGAAGGTGGtgatcccccccaccccttcccatATGCTTTATTATTCCACCTATGAGTGCCTTTGagtaaattttttaaagcaaggatTGGCTCATCAAACTTAGTTTACTTGTAATTTAGGGAAGGATAGATTGTGGGCTAAACCAacatgcaaaattacttttttcttttcaaatagaaTAATCCTGTCATATCCTTCAGATACTGCTCTGAAGTGAGTGTTAAAAGTTACCTGCAAGGTAGGCAAAGCCGAGTGCAGTGTGTGCTGGTGTGTCCCTCTTAACCAGCGGCTGTGGGCAGAAAACACCCTGAATTCACCAAGATCTCAGTGAGGGCTGAGCAGAAATACGGAGTTACAGAAACCAATGATGCCAATTTTTCATCTTCTATAGCAAATGTTCAAGACTACCACCAGCTAAGTATATTTTATTACCAGAGACTATTCCATGCCAGGTGCTCAGCACAACATAGGATGTTGAGGTTCTTTTAAGGCATGTCTTTTTAAGGAAAGCTTTGGGATAATTCCTGTTTGCTCAATGATTTGAGAGAATGAACTTAAGTAAGATTGtgtattcagttttaaaaaaaaaaaagaggcggTGAGCTTGGATTAGGCAGCAAAGCTCCCTTCAGGAATGCTAAGTTTTAACTGTAAAGTATGTGCGAGGTCAGACATTTGTTTCAAAGATTAATTAAAGATTAGGTTCCTGTGAACTCCATTTAACctgcatttctatttctttttgtatggCAAAAAAATATCTTACAACTGAAACCCTTTCTGCTGTTCTACTAGTTTTTTCTCCGAAGCTAGCATAAGGCAGCAAGAAGCCCATGTTTGTGCAGAATTCATATCGAGTGTGAGATCTGAACTTGGTGGCTATAACCTTAGCGTACTTCTTCAAATAGTGCCAATTTGGTTTGattaaaaacacagttttgtttCAATTGAAATGCTCTTTAATTCTCATGTTGGCTAGAGACATGGTACGTGTTATGAGTCAATGGGGAAGGTTGTGCTGTGCTTAAACGTTTCAGGAGCGCAAGACACCAGTGCCTTgttctctgtctctccctccAAGCCCATCAAAggaggctcttttttttttttcctttgagggGACCGGATGGCAGGAGAGTGGCAGGAGGTGACAACTGTGTCCTTTGCTGTTCTCCCCTCTTAAGCCAGCTGAAATACCGGGGGAAGTGGGCAGAAGCGAGCCCTCACTTCCCCTTTGCAGCAGGAAAGCGGGTTCCCCGTGTTGCAAGGGGAGAAGCCAGCAGCGGTTGCTACCTCAGCGTGCTAAAAGCAAAAGGTCCTGGGCTGGTTTGCTCTATTCACCTGCCCAAAAGCTCCTTCTCTTGGGAGTTTTGGTCCTGGCGAGGCAGGtggtttccttctctgtctgcAAAATGGAGATGTCTCAATGTATCAGTGCCGTGCTCGCACTTGGTGTGATTGCTGCTGCACTTCCACATCCGGAAATATTGCAGGAGCCTGATTAAGCTCTGCTTCagacaatgagaaaaaagattGATCTTGCTAATGCATGGCTTAACAcgtttcagttttgtttggagttttccttttgttcagcACTGGGACCGCAAAGACGAGCTTTACAcgtttcttttttaaaagactgagaTAGTCATTGTTACCTAGGTGTTTTCCGTAGAACTTTTCATTATAAGATGGCCAGAAATAGTCCTGCAAAGGAGGACTTATCTAGACTCGCAGCTCAGAAGGCCAACCATTCTGTAGTCTTGAAGTTACAGAACTAAAGACTGTTATGTTAAAATCAAGTGCGTAAATTTGTGGTGAGAAGCATTTGTCaactttctttccttcaattGCAACATCTCTGGCTACTTTACAGCTTGCCACAAATGATTAATGCAGACTTCAAATTTggtttgaaaactgcttttatgTACTTCCCAGGAACTCTGTCCAAAGCGCCTGCTAGTACTTTTTAGTTTTGCAGTTTGGCTGGTGGTTTCTAGCTCTCCTAGTCACGGGTAGGCGTACAAACAGTCAGTGGTTTCCTGACGAGGGCTATTTGTCTGGCTGCCTTTTTTCCAAAACCATTGTATGATTGTGTCTTTACAGCTGAAGATCTGGACGATGTGCCAGAGAGGCTGTTGAGCAGAGAAGATACTAAACACAGTGGGTTTGCAAAGATATTACTTGCCTTCAGAACGGAAAATATCTGCGGTATTGAGCACTTAGAAGTGACTGATAACAATGTGGTCCCTTAACACCGAAGACCTTAATTTGGGTGGTTTTAGccatgttttaaatgtttagtGCTTGAGTTTTTGGCATTTGGTacacacaaaatacaaagtCTTTTTACGTGCTCATCATCACGGTAAAAGAAACTGGTTGGCGTCAGACAAGGATGCAAGGATTTCACTGTTCAAGGTTTGTAATGCAATTTTCTCCTGAAACAAAGAGGAATTGGATGAGTGATTGAGTGAAAGATCATGATGGGCATGTGATGGAGTGAGCTGGTGTTAGTCACTGAACACTGTAAGAGGAGTACAAGTGCTTGCGTCAGCTACTCTGAGATCCATGGGTGAAATGCGTAGggcaaaaaagagaaggaattaatAAGATAATTTCCTGTACGCTAACTGTCTTGGAGGGGAGCAAGAGCAAGCGATTCCCAGGCAGGGTCTCGAACCACTCAGTGTTGGCCATGAAATTCCTCTTGCTCTCCTGGAGCCCATCTCTGGGTAGCCAGTGGGTGCAGCCATCACCAGAGATGTTTGCCAGCAGCCCATGAGAAGATGCAATCAGGTGAGCCCAGAGCCTCCTTCTGCCAGAAAGCCAGGACTTTTTAAGTAACAGGGGTAGTGACATCCTAGAACGAAAGACATACTTCACGTTCTGCACCATGAAGGCACGAGGTATTGCAGGTGCAAGGGTCTTGTGAGTCTTGGCTCCCTGGCTGGCCCGTCCCGGTGTCCCTGCTGCGCTCTTTGCTGGAAACGTTAGATGAGACGAATCCTTCGACTTTCCCTGCTGGCTGACCCCTATCTGAGTCCTCTTCTGCAccagaagagatgaaaataCAGAGCTATTATAGAGCCCCTTTGAAGTAGGAAAAGGcgaaaaatgcttttttcccctaattaaTGCAAATTGTGATTTCTAAAGGGATGTGCTCATCTTGAAATCCTCTGTGCTGCCAAGGGCAGAGCAGCTTCATCGGCACTGTGAGCTGTTTCTAAAGGCGAGGGAGAGCTGTTTGGAgcatgctgctctgtgctgcagctgtgtCCACCCCGAGAGTGCGGAGCAGATCGGTGGGCTGAGGTGTGCCAGTCTCGCCGGGGAGAGGCTCCTGTGGCAGGCCTGCTTCTCACACCTTGCCTagattttctcttctgcatgtgtcatttcaaaacaaaaggatATTTCTACTAAAACAAACACTTAAAACTACCTAAAAAATGCCCAGCTCCTTTGGTCGATAGGAAATAGggcaaaactgttttcttctacTCTAAATGTAATTTCCCCTCTTTCCCCAACAACTCAGTGAAGGTCACAAAATTCCAGCAGTAGGTAAAGGGTTGGCTAATTGGGGACTGAAGATCTGGTTTACACATGGGATGGGAGCAGTGGATCTGGTTCATGGGGAGATCTCCCCAGGAGTGTCCATGCTTCCCATTCCTTTTCATCTTCCCAAATTCACTGATGCCCTTTCTCCCCATGCACAGCGTGAAGTTTTTATGTGACATTGGCAGTGCTTGTGCTCAGAAACAGGTTTGCACTCTCACAGGGAGCAGGAGCAAGGTGAGCTGCTCAGAGTGACTCTGTGGGGAAGAGCCCAGGGCTGATAAAAAGCATCTTaaagctgctgagcagctcaCTCGTGCGAGGTTGTCCTGTGCTGGAGAAACCATCTTAGGTAAAAAAATAGCTGTATCTAATACCCAGGTAACCAAGCTCAAACCAGCTACGTATGCAGCAATGCCAACTGGTCTGCAATGAAAAGATACTCCTAGAGAAGCAATGGAAGAACAGGGCATcaggctttgcttttaaaacatctttgtcCCACCATCCTTTTCTCCCTAGTTAATTCCTGGTGTTTTTAGTGGTCTTTTCCCAATGAGTAGCTGTGTGAAGGCGACTCCCTTCTCCCTTGCTCTGTGTGCAGGTCCTGCGGGGCTGGTGCTACTCTGGGATGAGGttttaaagaaggaaggagggctACTGAAATTGCCTCCCTAATCAGAAACCAGAGCTCGACTGCTGTATCATGTCTTAAAAAGTTGTTACTTTTAAACTATAGTCCTGAATTTGCCAGCCAAAATCTCCTGCTTGGAGGGCTTGGAAGCGGAAAGTATCACACCTCTCAGCACaaaggaaagctgcttttttcctcctgaaggaCAGGCTGGTTGCTTGGTTAACGTTTTTGGTAGAGGCAAGATCGCTGATGGGGAAAGGCCGTTAGTAACTTCCCGTCAGTCAGCGACTGCATTTGATCTTGACACAGCTGTGGCTTTCAGGGAAGATCTCTCCCCAGGCGCTTGTTGACCTTcatcatgggaaaaaaacaaggagtTGCTCTTCTGTCCGATCTAGATGGCAGCAAATGTCAGATTTCTACATGATGCATGTGAGCGTTAATGATTTCTTGCAAGATCTGAATCTTATCTCCACGGGCCAGGTCCTGATACT
This window harbors:
- the KIFBP gene encoding KIF-binding protein, translated to MAAAGSGWAAVCEKFRTARTLSAVESRKDPETEPYRSKYSARALLQEVKQLLSAAEEGGEARLLAVRRAVLEYELGVNHTDTEELSAGEEHLQRCTQLLEPHRLSPDCVSLYIQAQNNLGILWSERDEIKTAQTYLESAEALYNQYMKEDGNPPLDPSEHFMAEEEKLTDQERSKRFEKAYTHTLYYLAQVYQHLEMIEKAAQYCHTTLKRQLEYCGYYPVEWALNAATLSQYYLSKECFMESRHCLAAASVIFSQAGQVPSAEDNETEQDQQDLRQRKAEIARCWIKYCLNLLQSARKLLEDNVGELDPDRQLELKAQRKKEEDEKEKGRKKAVLFGTSDICDSVLAMEEKVSSVYPLDFQEAREIFLVGQNYVQEAKEFFQVDGYVTDHIEIVQDHSALFKVLAFFEEDYERRCKMHKRRIDMLEPIYADLNPQYYLLISRQLQFELADTYYEMMDLKVAIGNRLEELDSHTIKKINSLAQLAIKYYELFLDSLRNPDKVFPEQLEEDVLRPAMVAKFHIARLYGKLITSDCKKQLENMQTSLEYYTFLVDYCEKYPDAVRAVETELELSREMVGLLPTRMERLRAKLCPFI